The segment TGATTTGAACACTTCTCTCACAAGAACAAATGTTAAGTAAGTGGTGCTCTgttaaaatgcatgtgtttgtgtttgacttaTGTGTCTTATAGTGAGAAAGTGCTGGGTGTAGTAAACAGTGAGGGACTTCATGACCCGGGCCCTGTTCGATGGCGTTTGGCCCTGTGCCTCCTGGCTGCCTGGATCATCATCTTTCTGTGTATGCTCAAGGGCATCCGCAGCTCTGGCAAGGTGAAACAACACAATGTTGTTATTGTCAGCCTGCACAACGCACACAATCCTCACCTGTCCTACTTGTATATTAATGCATGCattatctgtgtctgtgttgtgtttttttaggtGGTTTATGTAACAGCTACCTTCCCATACGTTGTTCTCGTTGTTTTGATCATAAGAGGTGCTACACTGGAGGGCTCTCTTCAGGGCGTCGCTTTCTACCTCACACCAGACTGGGGACGATTAGCTAATGCACAGGTACTTCTGATGGTTGACTGGCACTGGAGTCTGCCAACTTGAAGCTATAAAAATAGTTCCttatatttgtattgtttaaagCATATTTTTGTCTGAAACACTGCAGGTGTGGAACGATGCAGCTTCACAGATCTTCTACTCATTAGGGATTGGAGTTGGAGGGCTGCTTTCTATGGCTTCCTACAATAAGTTTGACAATAATGTCATCAGGTGAGTTTACATTTTGCTGTGATGTTGCAGTCATGACGGTTTCAGCCTTTTGATCATGGCCTTTTTGATTTCAGGGACACTCTCATCATCACCACTGGAAACTGCGGCACGAGCTTCTTTGCAGGATTTGCTATTTTCTCAATCCTTGGTCACATGGCATGGAGGAAAGGAGTGCCTGTCGGAGAGGTGGCAGATACAGGTACTGTAGTTATGTTGCTTCTGTGAATCTTCTTTAGTCCAGAAATCAAATTGACCGTGCGTTTTTAAAATCGTTTCATTCCCGTCATTTCACAGTGTTTCACACAGGCATCTTTGAaaagtttattatatttacatttagttatttgacgTTTTTAtgcaaagcaacttacaagggtgGTACGAAACAAGCAAAATATTTAAGTCAAGGAAAACAATTAACAGTTTGCTCTTCCTTCAGGTCCTGGACTGGCTTTTGTTGCTTACCCAGAAGCCCTTGCTTTGCTGCCAGGCTCAGTGTTCTGGTCTATTCTGTTCTTTCTCATGCTCTTTATGCTGGGGGTCGATACACTGGTAAGGCTGCACCCTTTATTATGTATGGTTGACACTGGCATGAATACTATcgatcttcttcatcttcttctcctcGCAGTTTGGTAACATGGAAGGGATCACCACTGCTGTGCTGGATGAGTTTCCACAGCTCAGAAGCAACACTCTGCACAAGTCCTTGTTCCTCGGtgctctgtgttttggtttctaCCTGATGGGACTCCTGTTGGTAACTGATGtgagtgtttttaatgaactgaCCAAGTGAGCAACATGTCTCCAGATGCACATCACACTGACATGTCCCatgctgtctgtctcttcatAGGGTGGGATTTACTGGTTCACTCTCATTGACTCCTTCAGCACTAGTTTCggcctcatcatcatcaccctATTCATGTGCATTGGCATCTCCTTCTTCTATGGTAGCCCATCTCACATCCCAAACCTTCACATCAAACTCCTTTAACACCATGCTGTTCATTCATATGGGTTTCAGTCCCAGACGTGATGTTTAGCCAGTGGTTAAAGAAGAGAAACTTGACTCGCTCATGGAGTCGTTAAGGCTCCATAGCAAATCCAGTTTCTGTGAAAACTGCATTGATGTTGCTAAGTGTGATTTCCACTTTTTGTTTACACTGTTTCGTTGTTCTTTTATTAACAACACAGTTTCTGTTATTGTCTTggtgtttttggtttttgtagGCTTCCTAATATTCATCCCTTATTGAACTTTTCTATTAGGAGTCAACCAGTTTTGTCAGGACATTATTGACATGATCTGCCACTGCCCTCCCTGGTGCAGCAAAGTGCTGCTTTACTTCAAAGCATGCTGGGTATTCTTCACTCCGTTTCTTCTGCTGGTGAGTAAAGCTGTGAGTTTTAATAGGTGTTAGTGTAGGCACAGTGTGACATTAGCAAGTGGTTATTAGCAGTTAGTATGATCAAATACTTATAAAAACGTCCATAAATGCATCTGGTTTATTGATTCacatccacatttttttttgcatttactaAATCATGTATTTCAAACCTCCACACATCAAATTATAAATCCTTTGTGAAGGACCACCTTAAACTAACTTTTAGCAATGTTGGGTTGTGTCAGTTGCACAATCTGGGTAACTCCCTCTATTGTTTCTGTTGCTCTTCTTTGCATGTTGATTGAAACAGTTACCATTTACAATGAGGCTGATTGCTGCACCCCTCTAATCCCACTTGTATTGTAATGCATTGTTGCGCTTTCACTTAGAGGGTACTTTGATGAGGGGTTAGGCGGTGTGATCAGAAACTGAGGGAGGACAAAATTCGAGTTTCACCAAGAAAACCAGAAATAACGTCAGCCTTTTGAAATGCAGCCAACTGTGCTGAACACTGTGAATAGTGAATAATTGAAGAGGAGAAACTGACATTCAATCTGAGTTCCCCTTGCAGCATTTCTCTGCTGGCTCtcagtctctcttcttctgttgccATTTTGTAAGGATTGAACATTCCCCTGCTCACTCTGTTGCTTTTGCCCTCTGGCTGTAGTTCATCCTGACCTACATCTTCATTGAGATGTACAACACGTCACTCCACTACGGATCCTACGTGTATCCACGGTGGGGTAAAGCCCTGGGCGTATGCATGGGTGCAACCTGCTGTCTACAGATCCTCATCTGGGCCATTGTGGCCATCTGCAAGGAAACTGGGACACTGAAAGACGTCAGTATCACCTCTATGTCATTCTGTCACTGTTACTGTCAGGTTCAGCTACACCTCTGCCACTGCTACATTAACGGTACAAATGAATTAAGAAATGAAATAGACAGGTGTATCTGTTGCTTCTTTATTGCAGCGTTTCCAGAAAGCTATCCGACCTCTGAATTCCTGGAGGGTAAACAACTTGAACAGCAATGGGAGAGTAGAGGAGCACGTGGAGCCGGAGAGGGTGGAGGCTCCATTCACTGTCACACTCACAGATATGGACTTTACTGCAATGAGGTGGGACTCTGTGAGCCATGCGTGACAGCACTGGGTACAATGATGAGACAGAggaattaattttaatattgatCGCCCCAGCAAGGCTCTGGGGGCGTTGTCTGACTGCATGTTCTGCAGGACGGTGGAAATGATTTGCTATGTTGTTTATATTAcgttttaattatatattttttaactctTTGTGTTGTATAGAATGTAAGGTTACAGCTACATGATTTGGATCAACCTTATTTCTGATCATAGTCATATGTGACTAGACATAGACATAGTGTAGTACAATGTATTTTCATTGACACTATTTAGCAGCTTCTGAAGCATCAGGCTTTCTTTATCACACACAACGAGAACAGACAAAAATGTGCAGAGACACTTGCCTGTTGTTCTCTACAGCACTGATGAAGAAGTGATCCCAAATCATCAGCTTCCTGAACTAAAGCCACACTGATACTTTTAATCTGTCTTAAAATGCACAGTTTCtagaataaataaattcatttagAAATAATTAACCAAATGAACTATTTTTTCAATGTACTGTCCATGTGACCAGAAATGAGATCCTAAGATGTCTTGTCTGGCCATGTGCATTTCAAAATGAGCTGTTGGTGCAGGTTTTGCAGGACGTTTAGCAATTCACTTTAAGTGAAAACTTTGTTTCTCAGAATGTACTGATATTGTCACATGACTACGTTATGCAGTTGTACTATAGACAGCcttttaaataacaatattaGCTTTAAACAAAGACAACGGGTATCAACACGCAAaagctttttagttttttatgtttactggGACTCAGCTTTACATAGTGTTAGATGTACTATCTGGAGAGGCAGTCAGTGGTCTTTATGATTACTGTTAATGTATCAGTCTTACTAAGACTTCTCAGAACTTTCCTAGGGTACAATGCTACTCTGATTTGAGCTTCAGaactgttttattatattatttattggtgaaactgctgcagtgctgcagtattctgtgttttctttttttgtctgggATAAAACTTAGAGTTGACTAGACTGGACTTAGCCCTGTTTTTGACTTTACAATGGTGGATTTGACTACAGCCCTGGTTATTGGACAgtcaatgtatttttattacatttatgtatttgattATTTGCAAGAAATCTAGTGATATAAAAATTTGATGAGAAGATGAGACAGCTTACCTGGACACTCTGATCactgattaatttattttgaattgGCTCACTGAAATAGACTGTCCTATATTTGTTTGACTAAACTAGTTGCACTTTTCACACAGTGAGATGTTTTGAGATGTTTTTGAGGCCTAGTGAcaaatctttgtgtgtgtatttataataaGCGCCAGTTTCAAGTGTCACTTCTTTTTAACCTTCaactcaaaacattttattatcatttcttTTAGAATGGTATGTCATTTAAGAACCTTGTATTACTTCAACTCATGTTTTTGCCTTTACCTCTTGTTGCCATTTTCTTGTAAATTGCtgtaaataatgataaaatattctGTCTTCATGTCTTACTACAACTATTCAATTCTTTTGTTTCAACTTGTTGgatatttttctttcataatGCCCGTTGAAAAATGTTTCATCTTGTGAGACGAGGGTGTAACGTCCAGATccattttatttacttcagtTTTCACAATTCCTTACATGACATTCGTTTTGAAACAAATTATTCAGTGCCTGTGTTAGTCAGTGAAGTGGTGAGCCAGCCTCCTACTGAGCTTGTGAGGTTAGACtcacatttacatatacataagGATAATAagacatcacattttaaatgaagcagaGCCAAGAAGGAGACTGTTTTCTCCATGTTTCACCTTGATACTATCAAATAGTCAAAAACAATATGTGACTTTTGCCACAAGAGGGCAGTGGGTCCACAGAGGTGCAAACTATACACAGTTAACccacttttgttgttgtttttattatatgcaaaataatatttcacaatgactgaaaagaataaaatggACAACAGCAGACTTGACGATGCTTGAATTTCCTTCATCAAAGAAAAACCTAATGTGTTCAGAACAAAGACTAAAGtgataataacaatacaaatacacaataaaaacgATGTGCATCAGTGTAATAACTCCTGATTACATCTGATCAGCTGATATGAGGAGTCGCCCTCCGCA is part of the Anabas testudineus chromosome 14, fAnaTes1.2, whole genome shotgun sequence genome and harbors:
- the slc6a7 gene encoding sodium-dependent proline transporter — encoded protein: MQDESGKAAAAAAGGAAASPSGAGAATTQNSVHLNGQTITQNGHSPTATPATQPQFNSSATSPAPSQPPAVVREQWGGKYEFLLSCIGYCVGLGNVWRFPYLCYRNGGGVFLIPYFIMLFITGVPLFLMELSLGQYGAAGPITVWKCCPLLKGIGIGMLCVSTLVCLYYNVIIAWTFYYLGSSFQSPLPWSCDAVANAALCGHNTTGNSSTGRALSPTEIFWNEKVLGVVNSEGLHDPGPVRWRLALCLLAAWIIIFLCMLKGIRSSGKVVYVTATFPYVVLVVLIIRGATLEGSLQGVAFYLTPDWGRLANAQVWNDAASQIFYSLGIGVGGLLSMASYNKFDNNVIRDTLIITTGNCGTSFFAGFAIFSILGHMAWRKGVPVGEVADTGPGLAFVAYPEALALLPGSVFWSILFFLMLFMLGVDTLFGNMEGITTAVLDEFPQLRSNTLHKSLFLGALCFGFYLMGLLLVTDGGIYWFTLIDSFSTSFGLIIITLFMCIGISFFYGVNQFCQDIIDMICHCPPWCSKVLLYFKACWVFFTPFLLLFILTYIFIEMYNTSLHYGSYVYPRWGKALGVCMGATCCLQILIWAIVAICKETGTLKDRFQKAIRPLNSWRVNNLNSNGRVEEHVEPERVEAPFTVTLTDMDFTAMRWDSVSHA